A genome region from Streptomyces antimycoticus includes the following:
- a CDS encoding ABC transporter substrate-binding protein encodes MKRLSRSRRIAGAAAVVGALLATAGCGGGGSDEEGSGAGFNAAVKGVAAKSAKKGGTLKFINKQEFDSLDPQRQYYGFAWDFSRFYARQLISYAPKPGNAANELVPDLATSTGKITNGGKTYTYTLRDGITWEDGSPITSKDVKYGIERIWAKDVVSGGPGYLRQVLDPKGEYKGPYKDKSKDKLGLKGIQTPDDKTIVFNLAKPNGDFEQMLAMPTGSPVKADKDTGAKYTNRPFSSGPYKVQSYSPGKSLSLVRNTSWKKASDPIRPALPDKISVTFNSNLEAIDRLLIKGDYDVFLSATGMTPSGRNDALKQHKGNVDNITTSFVRYVDFTTKVKPFDNIHCRKAVVYGTDYKSLQTTRGGPQAGGDIATNMLPKSVKGADNYDPYGVLKRGGKADVAKAKDELKQCGKPGGFSTSIVARNDQPAEVEAAEALQASLKKVGINLNVEPIQGSTSASITGSPSVMKKRGYGLSMTGWGPDFPTGQGFSQPLIDGRFIEQTGNYNVSETNNAEINKYFDDALKETDPNKAGTIYQKMNHKVSDLAVQMPFIYEKNITWRSSRLTNAFSSAAYNGRYDYSQLGVVK; translated from the coding sequence ATGAAACGGCTCTCGAGAAGCAGGCGGATCGCCGGAGCGGCGGCTGTCGTCGGCGCCCTGCTGGCCACCGCCGGCTGCGGTGGTGGCGGTTCCGACGAAGAGGGCTCGGGCGCCGGGTTCAACGCCGCGGTGAAGGGTGTCGCAGCCAAGTCCGCCAAGAAGGGCGGCACCCTCAAGTTCATCAACAAGCAGGAGTTCGACTCCCTCGACCCGCAGCGTCAGTACTACGGGTTCGCCTGGGACTTCTCCCGCTTCTACGCGCGCCAACTGATCTCCTACGCGCCGAAGCCGGGCAACGCCGCGAACGAGCTGGTCCCGGATCTCGCCACCTCCACCGGCAAGATCACAAACGGCGGTAAGACCTACACCTACACCCTGCGCGACGGGATCACCTGGGAGGACGGCTCCCCGATCACGTCCAAGGACGTCAAGTACGGCATCGAGCGCATCTGGGCCAAGGACGTCGTCTCCGGCGGCCCCGGCTATCTGCGCCAGGTCCTGGACCCCAAGGGCGAGTACAAGGGCCCGTACAAGGACAAGTCCAAGGACAAGCTGGGCCTGAAGGGGATCCAGACGCCGGACGACAAGACCATTGTCTTCAACCTCGCCAAGCCCAACGGTGACTTCGAGCAGATGCTCGCGATGCCGACCGGCTCCCCGGTGAAGGCGGACAAGGACACCGGCGCCAAGTACACCAACCGGCCCTTCTCCTCCGGTCCGTACAAGGTCCAGTCGTACAGCCCGGGCAAGAGCCTGTCCCTGGTCCGCAACACCAGCTGGAAGAAGGCGTCCGACCCGATCCGCCCGGCCCTGCCGGACAAGATCTCGGTCACCTTCAACTCCAACCTCGAGGCGATAGACCGGCTGCTGATCAAGGGCGACTACGACGTCTTCCTCAGTGCCACCGGTATGACCCCCTCGGGCCGCAATGACGCCCTCAAGCAGCACAAGGGCAACGTCGACAACATCACCACCAGCTTCGTCCGGTACGTCGACTTCACCACCAAGGTCAAGCCGTTCGACAACATCCACTGCCGCAAGGCGGTCGTCTACGGCACCGACTACAAGTCGCTCCAGACCACCCGCGGTGGCCCGCAGGCCGGTGGTGACATCGCCACCAACATGCTCCCCAAGAGCGTGAAGGGCGCGGACAACTACGACCCGTACGGTGTCCTGAAGCGCGGTGGCAAGGCGGACGTGGCCAAGGCCAAGGACGAGCTCAAGCAGTGCGGCAAGCCGGGCGGCTTCTCCACCAGCATCGTGGCCCGCAACGACCAGCCCGCCGAGGTCGAGGCCGCCGAGGCGCTCCAGGCGTCGCTGAAGAAGGTCGGCATCAACCTCAACGTGGAGCCGATCCAGGGCAGTACCTCCGCCAGCATCACCGGCTCGCCGTCGGTGATGAAGAAGCGCGGCTACGGCCTGTCCATGACCGGCTGGGGCCCCGACTTCCCGACCGGACAGGGCTTCTCCCAGCCGCTGATCGACGGCCGCTTCATCGAGCAGACCGGTAACTACAACGTCTCCGAGACCAACAACGCGGAGATCAACAAGTACTTCGACGACGCGCTCAAGGAGACCGACCCCAACAAGGCCGGCACGATCTACCAGAAGATGAACCACAAGGTCAGCGACCTGGCCGTGCAGATG
- a CDS encoding enhanced serine sensitivity protein SseB C-terminal domain-containing protein has product MSAGADWGAAAGQVERALQQVAPGRYDAYEALLRAIGEGQVWMLLWHGAPGTPEAQYGNMDVDGLGYAPCVTSAQELAASGWNRAHEVVDGRLIADSLYRDRYGLWLNPHARGGGVGIPWPDLRRIAGGLDRLPAGPLRLSEPAIDIPQFYALLGQNAHRTTAVRSLRRAWVQPALGAPYLAIGLDLYDSSPPAVQSVRVMMEQSITAVPDGLPVSTVALSDEYDPVALWMRANARPFFDRDAYGTAPAAPSYGYGYPPPRPAY; this is encoded by the coding sequence GTGAGCGCGGGCGCGGATTGGGGGGCGGCGGCCGGCCAGGTTGAGCGAGCGTTGCAGCAGGTCGCTCCCGGCCGGTACGACGCCTATGAGGCGCTGCTGCGGGCCATCGGCGAGGGCCAGGTCTGGATGCTGCTGTGGCACGGTGCGCCCGGCACGCCCGAGGCCCAGTACGGGAACATGGATGTGGACGGCCTCGGTTACGCCCCGTGCGTGACCTCCGCGCAGGAACTGGCCGCAAGTGGCTGGAACCGCGCGCATGAGGTGGTCGACGGACGCCTCATCGCCGACTCGCTCTACCGTGACCGCTACGGCCTCTGGCTCAACCCCCACGCCCGCGGCGGCGGAGTGGGCATCCCGTGGCCGGATCTGCGCCGGATCGCGGGCGGTCTGGACCGGCTGCCCGCCGGGCCCCTGCGGCTGAGCGAACCCGCCATCGACATCCCGCAGTTCTACGCCCTGCTGGGACAGAACGCGCATCGCACCACCGCCGTGCGGTCGCTGCGGCGGGCCTGGGTGCAGCCCGCGCTGGGCGCTCCGTATCTGGCCATCGGGCTGGATCTTTACGACAGCAGCCCACCGGCGGTGCAGTCGGTGCGGGTGATGATGGAGCAGTCGATCACCGCCGTGCCGGATGGGCTGCCGGTCTCCACGGTCGCGCTCTCCGACGAGTACGACCCCGTCGCCCTGTGGATGCGGGCCAACGCGCGGCCCTTCTTCGACCGCGACGCCTATGGCACCGCCCCCGCCGCGCCGTCCTACGGCTACGGCTACCCGCCGCCGCGTCCCGCCTACTGA
- a CDS encoding ABC transporter permease, with the protein MTAPLHGTSTDSDPVATADVAADVVKASVEGRSLRQIAWTRLKRDKLALAGGIVVVFLVLVAIFAPLIVSLLGHPPNEFHQEEIDPLFGTPKGSMGGISSDFLFGVEPSNGRDVFSRVVYGARISLLVAFLAAVVAVVLGAIFGIIAGYFGGWVDSVISRVMDMLLAFPQLLFIISLVSVLPNDLLGLTGSGVRIAILVSVIGFFGWPYVGRIVRGQTLSLREKEYIEAARSLGAGRRYILFRELLPNLVAPITVYATLMIPTNILTEAALSFLGAGVKPPTASWGQMLSKAVGTYEDDPMFMIIPGVAIFVTVLAFNLFGDGVRDALDPKGTR; encoded by the coding sequence ATGACGGCACCATTGCACGGCACGAGCACGGACAGCGATCCGGTCGCGACTGCCGATGTAGCGGCGGATGTGGTCAAAGCGTCCGTCGAAGGCAGATCGCTGCGGCAGATCGCCTGGACACGCCTGAAGCGGGACAAGCTCGCGCTGGCGGGTGGCATCGTTGTCGTCTTCCTGGTCTTGGTGGCGATCTTCGCTCCACTGATCGTGAGCCTGCTCGGGCATCCGCCCAATGAGTTCCACCAGGAGGAGATCGACCCGCTGTTCGGCACCCCGAAGGGGTCCATGGGCGGTATCAGCTCGGACTTCCTCTTCGGCGTGGAGCCGTCCAACGGCCGCGACGTCTTCAGCCGCGTCGTCTACGGCGCCCGGATCTCGCTGCTGGTGGCCTTCCTCGCGGCGGTGGTCGCGGTGGTCCTCGGCGCCATCTTCGGCATCATCGCCGGGTACTTCGGCGGCTGGGTGGACTCGGTGATCAGCCGGGTGATGGACATGCTGCTGGCCTTCCCGCAGCTGCTGTTCATCATCTCCCTGGTCTCGGTGCTCCCCAACGACCTGCTGGGACTGACCGGCAGCGGGGTGCGCATCGCCATCCTGGTCTCGGTCATCGGCTTCTTCGGCTGGCCGTACGTCGGCCGCATCGTGCGCGGCCAGACGCTGTCGCTGCGCGAGAAGGAGTACATCGAGGCCGCGCGGAGCCTGGGCGCCGGCCGGCGCTACATCCTCTTCCGTGAGCTGCTGCCCAACCTGGTGGCGCCGATCACCGTCTACGCGACGCTGATGATCCCCACCAACATCCTCACGGAGGCCGCGCTCAGCTTCCTCGGCGCGGGCGTGAAGCCGCCCACCGCCTCTTGGGGGCAGATGCTCTCCAAGGCGGTCGGCACCTACGAGGACGACCCGATGTTCATGATCATCCCGGGTGTGGCGATCTTCGTCACGGTGCTGGCCTTCAACCTCTTCGGCGACGGCGTCCGCGACGCACTGGATCCGAAGGGCACCCGATGA
- a CDS encoding enhanced serine sensitivity protein SseB, with product MSFPEQYGMAPAHGGFPDGAQTAFPAFPGNELEEVMAASIDVPGAGARIVETLSRSHLWVPLPNGGGPGSPSLDLPTVEIEGAAYVPVFSSEQQFLQLVGSHMSFTIAPAVEFARGLPPQLGIAVNPGGAVVVPLPPPAVRELCRAGRSELDGPATGGRVRLFEPDWQDEPVDFLAAAGIEFAKDTGVRTARRALASVEGDEPALFVGVQLDAPGPEGQARAVDALGRALGVVPVRWKVQLVLLDVAQGDPVVDWMMGRVRPFYDRDL from the coding sequence ATGAGCTTCCCGGAGCAGTACGGCATGGCCCCGGCTCACGGAGGATTCCCCGACGGCGCGCAGACCGCGTTTCCGGCGTTTCCCGGCAATGAGCTCGAAGAGGTGATGGCCGCCTCGATCGACGTCCCCGGGGCCGGAGCGCGCATCGTCGAGACGCTCTCCCGCAGCCATCTCTGGGTTCCGCTGCCCAACGGCGGTGGCCCGGGCAGCCCGAGCCTCGATCTGCCCACGGTGGAGATCGAGGGCGCCGCGTATGTCCCGGTGTTCAGCTCCGAGCAGCAGTTCCTGCAGCTCGTCGGCTCCCATATGTCCTTCACCATCGCCCCGGCCGTGGAGTTCGCCCGCGGCCTGCCGCCCCAGCTCGGCATCGCGGTGAACCCCGGTGGTGCGGTGGTCGTACCGCTGCCTCCGCCCGCCGTCCGGGAGCTGTGCCGTGCCGGGCGTAGCGAGCTCGACGGCCCGGCCACCGGCGGCAGGGTGCGGCTCTTCGAACCGGACTGGCAGGACGAGCCGGTGGACTTCCTGGCCGCCGCCGGGATCGAGTTCGCCAAGGACACCGGGGTGCGCACCGCCCGGCGCGCGCTGGCCAGCGTCGAGGGCGACGAGCCGGCGCTCTTCGTCGGCGTGCAGTTGGACGCCCCCGGCCCCGAGGGCCAGGCGCGGGCGGTGGACGCGCTGGGCCGCGCCCTCGGTGTGGTGCCCGTGCGGTGGAAGGTCCAGCTGGTGCTGCTGGACGTGGCGCAGGGGGATCCGGTGGTCGACTGGATGATGGGGCGCGTACGGCCGTTCTACGACCGTGATCTGTGA
- a CDS encoding AAA family ATPase: MHGQGTYETAQRLLPARRGRIPSGPTAIPGRRIAVHDLRGQVRGGGADRRELRFPVGDVLVASGLPGAGKSTLINRTVPLLDGTGAVVIRVDSQNTREAWERRMPGWLPYALYRPLVRYAHYAGLRRALRSDVSVVVHDCGALPWVRRWLARDARRRGRSLHMVMLDVDATVALEGQAARGRGVSGYAFGRHRRAMRRLIAGMEEGRPPEGCASAVLLDRSTASELRCISFE, from the coding sequence GTGCATGGGCAGGGAACATACGAGACCGCACAAAGGCTCCTGCCGGCACGGCGTGGCCGCATCCCCTCCGGGCCGACGGCCATCCCCGGCCGGCGCATCGCGGTGCACGACCTGCGCGGTCAGGTGCGAGGTGGCGGTGCGGACCGGCGTGAGCTGCGCTTCCCGGTGGGGGACGTGCTGGTCGCCTCCGGGCTGCCGGGCGCCGGCAAGAGCACGCTGATCAATCGGACGGTGCCCCTCCTGGACGGGACGGGCGCGGTCGTCATCCGGGTGGACTCGCAGAACACCCGGGAGGCGTGGGAGCGCCGGATGCCCGGCTGGCTGCCGTACGCGCTCTACCGCCCGCTGGTCCGGTACGCCCACTACGCCGGGCTGCGCCGGGCGCTGCGCTCGGATGTGAGCGTCGTGGTGCACGACTGCGGCGCGCTGCCGTGGGTCCGCCGCTGGCTGGCCCGGGACGCGCGGCGCCGGGGCCGCAGCCTCCACATGGTGATGCTGGACGTGGACGCCACGGTGGCCCTGGAGGGCCAGGCCGCCCGAGGCCGCGGGGTCTCCGGCTATGCCTTCGGCCGGCATCGGCGCGCGATGCGGCGGCTGATCGCGGGGATGGAGGAGGGGCGGCCGCCGGAGGGGTGCGCCTCGGCGGTGCTGCTGGACCGCTCGACCGCGAGCGAGCTGCGCTGCATCTCCTTCGAGTGA